Part of the Lolium rigidum isolate FL_2022 chromosome 6, APGP_CSIRO_Lrig_0.1, whole genome shotgun sequence genome, TCTAATCCCCCGTACAGCCGAGCCACTGCCCACTGGCCCGAAGTCTGAAAATTTACCAGGGAGGGGGGAGAGTGAAAGGGGGGAGCTCACCGGGGGAAATCTTGGAGGAGTTGAGCCGTCCGCCTGAGCTGCTGCAGCGAAGGAGcgcgaaggagaagaagaggggaGGGGAAAGGCAAGCGAGCGATGGGCGTGTGTGCAGTGCTGCTGTTATTCTCCTCCGACGCGAACCGAAATCAGCGGCCCAGCTTGAGATTCTGCGTGCACACACACACGTCGCCGTCAGGGGCCGTGCATGCCAGACACATCGCCGCGCAGAAAGAGTGGAGTTTAAAGCGAGATGGGGAATTTGGGATAAGGACGAAAGGTCGGAGCTGACGACGGGCGACGAGGGCCGGACGGGGAAAACTCGGAAAGAGAGCGTCGTGTGTGTGCGAGCTTGCCGACGTGCCCGGTGCGAAGCGCAGGAAGGAGAGGGCGGACAGTTTCGTAGGGAATCGGGAGCGGGCACGTTTGTGAGCCGTCGACCCACGCGCGGCATGGGAACAGGGAACGCATGTCGGCCCAGGCGGGCTTCACCTATGGCTATGTGTTCGCTTGTGGATTTTTTGGGGAGAAATACCCAAATCTATTCTATGAATTCTTCTTAATGAGAATCACACGTCATCCTAGACACACTAAAATTACATAAAGTTTTTAGACCACCAAATGACTACTACTGCTGCCAAAGCGTGCCGCTGTTGCCGCTCCTTTACTGGAGCCGGCCGGCCAGGCCTTGTTGATGACAGTCAGAAAGCCTAGAACTAGCACCGTAGAGACAAGGCCAACGCCATTAGACCTTGAATTGTTTCGAAGCTTGTAACACCAAATCTATCACACACGTAGATTGGACGAGATCCACCACTTCATGAAACCAACAACTAGATGAGTCCCTACCATCGGCGAGATAGCCGCCGACGAGGTGGAAAACGAGGCGGATATACTTTACTCTTGTCCTGCAAAACATCAACATAGCCGCCATAACGATGATGCCAGACTCTGACTTTAGGAATCTTTCTACAACGCCAAGCACGAGTCCAAGATCCCAACCTCCTCTAGCCACCGGAGCGCCGAACACGGGTCCAAAATCCCCACCTCTCTAGCCACGGGAGTGGCAAGCAGCAGAGGCGGCGACCCGTCAACTCACAAAGATGGCGATTGCTAGGGTTTTCACCCTAGCCGCCACCCCCAAATTTCGTCAAAGGAGGTTACGTCTAATAAATTCAGGGTTTATGGTGTTAGAATTGGGTTTCACGAGTCCGCTCTGGGATTTGTGCCATCAAGATGCCATTACGAGCACAGTATGCATGAGCAGTGACACGCTCCATACTATTCCCTCCATCAGCATAAgtgtaattttttcttttttgaaaattaAGTACTTATAAATTTAACCATATTTTTACACAAAAATAGCAACATAACATCAAATTACTGTATTATTATTGAACTGAGATGCCCTCACCACGTCCTGAGGAGACGAGCAGCCTCCCGCCACCGCAGCAAATTACTATAGTATTACTGAATTACATATCCAGGCAGATGACGACATCAATACGGGGAGAGACGTCGAAGGGAGAATATCAATTAGTTTGGACAATCTTACTTCTACAAGAAAGCAAATGATGACTCTAGTAGATCAGCAAGGTTGCAAAAAGAACCCATAGAAAACAGCTCTAGAAGCTGATGCCTGAATATTTTCCACACCTGTTGCCACGAATAGACGCCGCCGGACAAAGCCAGGAAACGTGGCGTCGGGAACTAAAGCGAAGCTCTCCCTGCTGTCAGATAGAAGTATCATCCAGAGTCCATTGCCGGATCAGTACAAGCCAATTCTGCTACGTTTGTCGTGTGAATAATGTAAAACACCGCGTCATCTCATTGAGCAGGAGTTCAGCTGATCTTTGCTTGCAGTGTTGAGTGTAACAGTTTCACACGCTACGGATCTGAAATATAATATCACCAACCATCTTTCCACTGAGTAGCAAACATTTTACAAACCATCTTTCCACTGAGTAGCAAACATTTTACAAAGCCAACTAACCATGTATCCGAAAGTACAAAGTACACACTCGAGTTTCCAATGTTTACCAGTCTACCGGTTACTTTGGCCCTACATCATCAAAACAGCCAACTCCTTCAATGCACCGATTCCATCTACTATTCCCTGCTAAGGTACATGATAATGACTACCCATCTTTTCGGTTGCAGAATCGTCCTGATGTTCACCATACGCAGTTAGCGGATGCATCACAACAACAACTGGGAAATCAAGGAACAAAAAGATGCATTATTGACTTTGTGGGAGAAAGCAAACGCAGAAGGCTCAGTATGAACTGCAGCAGTTAAAGCATTTAGCACTTTGTGGCACACTTTTCAACGAGAAAGAACCGGTTAGTAAATATTTGCCAATACATACTACCGACGAGAATGGCGTGCCACACCACATTACAAGTAGGGAACATGCATCATGGAGTTATCTTTCTACTTTAAGTTTGAACCAAAATGTGCTGACGTACCATCATGCCAGCTTAGCCAGGAGTTTTTCCACCATGCTTCTTTGTTGTATGCGGTTAAAAGATTCCGACTGTTTAATTGCTTCTGATACAAGAATGACATTACTTGGCGATGGAGCATTCACCTGCAGGATATAAATAGAGTATTTAACAAATAGCAAGCGCAGCATGCATTAGTATTTTCCAAGTAATGAAGAAACTATAAACGAACTAATGGTACAGATCAGAAGCATACCCATACACGACCGTTCAGTCCAACAGCTATCTCAAATGATAATTTCTTCCCAAGGGCTTCTAGAAGTGGACATGTTGGGGAGCTTAAGAGCCTATAAGCAACCAACATAAGTATGGAAGGGAGAATTAACACTACTACATTACTGAAAATTTATGGCATGCATTCTTCTCACATTCTTGCCAGGCCAGTTGATGTTTCAAATGTATAACCATTTTTCAGTTGACCGAATTCAGCGGCTTTACCAATTGCTGCAAAAGATACTCCTTAATGAGCAAAGATTCCCAAGGAAACATGATCTTACAGCCAATGTGTTAGTGGAGATTCACAATATGATATATTTTTAACTTATAATATTTAAAACAAATAAGAACACTGCAATATAAACTTAAAAAAGTTACCATCCATGCATGAAAGCTCTGGATTCATGATGCTATTTGCTTTCACTACTCGGGCATATATTAATGTACCAATCTGCAGGAGAAAACACACCGTAAGTCCATACAATAACCATACATCAAGCTCAAGGGAGGAAACTGAATATTAGGCGCTGACACTGCAAGCTATTGGAATCATGACAAGCTGGGAACACATTTAATATACTCTCTAACATGAGAAATAACACCCAGGTCCAGTATTTGACAAATTCATTGTAATGCAAACGCTGTTGAGTACCAGGTTACTGAATCTGAAACTAAATCAGGAAGGTCTACTGACTATTTCACTAAAACGACTGAGGACAGATCAGACTCAACGAAACTAGTGAATTGACAGATCAAAATGGTGAAAATGTATCACAAACAAAATTCAACACTTCCAGAAATTTAATGATAACACTATAGTTTGCATAGAGTCAATTAAAAATGTATTCACTCCATACAAGATAGACAAAAACTGTAAAGTACCCTGTAAATATTTAGTATCTAGTAAGGTATTAGATAATTTGATCCAATGAATGAATTATCATGAAATCATGTAAATTTCATGAACAGGGTCAATAAACAAATGATATGCTGAATAGCTACTCAAAGCAAGATAATTGTATATTAAATGCCTAACAGAAAAAAATGGTGGATAACTAATAATAATGGTTCCTTCTTTGATGAAGAATAATTGCCAAACACCACTGTGTGCTTCATCAAAACAACCTATAATGGGATCCCAAATATTTGACAACCATTGATGACCCAATGCATACCTCAAACTTCGGTATGTTCCTCCTGGTACCACCTTCGAATGAAAGAACTGGTAAAAAGGCCACACTGGGTCCCTTTATGTCCACCAAGAAGTTCTGGAATAAGCAAATTCAGCTTAGCAAAAAGGAAAGAATCCTTAAGAACACATCATGTAGGTGTAGAACACATCATATAGGTGCAGAACACATTCATTAATCTAAATTTTAAAATTAAGCTTTTAATTAGTCCTCTATGGTGAAATTTGTGAACGCTCATTTTGAGTTCAGATATATAATTCAACTGTACAAACAGGGGAGATATCATCAGAACTACATAAAGATGGTTATAAGAGAGATCATATGACTAAATGTAAGCTAGATAGTACTTCTAAAGGTGAATGTAGACTTACATCTGGTTTGGTGTCAACTACAATTCCAAGAACTGTATCTTCTACCGAAGGTATATACTGCCAAAAGGTAACAAACATTGCATGAGGCAGCCATTGAAACAAAACGCAAGCAGAGTGAACACTGAAGAAAGTACTATGCACAATCTCATATACAGATATACTGCAATTTAGCAGATATATGAAGGTAACGATTTGAAGTTCACCAAACTGGTTAGTTGTGCTTGGAAGAGCTGAAGAGAAACCAACATGTTCAAGCAATGAAGAACCGAAACTTGATTCAAAACAAAGTCCAAAACAACGAGTAGGGTGTTGCAATATGCAAAGCATGCATCAGCACCAGAAATATCATTGCATCAACGTAGCCAATCGGCAATAGTAGCACCTTAAGCTTACACGCTAGTTTAGTAATACCGGTAGCAAGGATCGCACATAGGAATAGCAACAGAAGTATCCTTCAGTTCAACCATGAAGTGTGAAAAAAAATTAAGCTCGCGGCAGCTACAACACGTGAAGTGAGCATACCAGATCAAGGGTTTCACATTCTGATCATAGCAACAGTCTACAAATCGCAAAAGGATATGTTTCAAGCAAGATAAAATTCACATATAGGATCTCCAGACAGAGTAACACAATGTCTACGATGTTAAAGCATATATGAGGGCAAAGCAGAGGACTCACCCTCTTCTGGGAGTTCTCCACCCAGTACTTGTTGGGCTTGGACAGCCGAAGCCTCCCAGCACTGGTCACCTGGATGGTATCACAATCCTGCGAGCCGCACCGCATAAATCGTAAGCCTCGTGACCCAAATGAACCCCagttaaaccctaatccctaaatctCAAGCAGAACAGCCGTCCCCACTTCACAACAGCGGATGATTTACCTGGCGCAGGCCGGCGCCGAGCTTGATGGTCTGGTTGGTCATATCGGCGAGGTCCAGGATGACGTCGCCGGGGACCTGCGcgccgacggcgaggcgaggcgggggaGTTAGCCGAAATCCCAGAGGTAGCGAGCGAGATGCTTGGGGGGATAACCAAGGAAGGGATGGGGGGCCTCACCACGTAGTCGTCGACGAAGGCGGAGCGCAGCGGCTTCTTCGACTCCATTGCTCAGGGACGGCGGACGGCGGGACGGCGGGGAGGCTGGAGAAAGGTGCTGTGTGCGCGGCGCGGCTGCGGCTTCTTCGTTCCGGTGTGCGTGCCGTCTAGAGGAGTAAGATGGGCCTGGGCCTCAAAATGTTGGCGCTGTTTTGGTTTGGTGGCCTTTGGACCCAAGTTCGCTTTAAACAGCGAGGTCTCGTCCCCTAGAAAAAAAAATGTGAAGATGAACTGTCGCTGAACGGCTGAAGCGTGGAATGTTCGAGGAGTTTCTGAGTTCTGGTACTAGCTAGCTTGGGCACGAGAAGTGCGAGTTCAATTCTGAATTTCTGATGCATCCTCTGGAAATTATATGTATTCTTATGAATGTTAGTACAATGCTCCATTTTACACTTTCAAAAAGTGTTGAATGTATCACCACACAGGGAGAAGATTGACACTTATTAGTCAAATGGACACAGAAAGTTCAGAGATGAACCtgacaaatttgatatttttggAATCCAAAAACTGAAAAACCATGAACGATAGTTCTCTTAGTGGAACCATGAATGATAGCTCAGGGAACATGTGAGCAGTTTCCTCTCTTTCCTCTCTTTTTTGGGCGCAAAAGCCAAGCCAAAGTTTGCAAGACTGATATTTCTTACTGAAGTTTTGGTATTTAATCTGAACTATGTATACAACTTCACCATGGAATACTCCTCTTCCAAACAGGCTCTGAAGGTGAAGAGATTTAAGTTTCCAGATGGTGTTACAATGTATTGTACCTCTAACCCTAAGTAACATAACTTTCAGCACTTAACCTCGACAAAAAGGTCACAATgcttcggaaattcaattcggctcccgggtgcatatgctccctctgtcaaaaagttatatttcgaaatgtcgaaaaattttgataaaaaattctacatgtacatctccacaatatacgtacgttcgttaAGTTTCGCGGGGAataaatatgttttgtggtctgtgtaaaaaagagaaaatttatctcttgaaaagccttattttcagcattgaattttgtcttttttacacacgtcacacgacaaatcggatttttatgaaacaactttgtgagcgtgtagcacgtgaagatgtaagttcgaatttttcgtttcaattttttgaaatttcaaaatatatgtaacatgcatttcaaaataaagggagcatatgctcccatgtgccaaaacaccattcccacaATGCTTTGCTTATAATTCCCTCTTTAGTACCGCAGCCTCCGCACCAACCTGAGCTGCAGCTTACTGAACATACATATTCACATAGACAACTTCACCACATATAGGAACATATTACTGGCACCCAATTTCCACCCCAAAATGCATTTTAATACCGCATATGCCTTTATAACAGTGTTATTATTACATAATCTTAGGTCCTCAACCTCAGGTTGCTATTTTCCACGTTAAAAATGACCTGCTTGTATAATTGGTACATCCAACAGTGTTCAAGGAGCCTGTGTTGAGTACTGTTGCAACATAACCGGAACACAAGCTGCTGAGAATACGAGTGGAACAAGTGACAAGCCACAGAGGAAAAAAAATCAAGGCTGCCAATGCCAGACGTTCATCTAGACCATAATATTTACATCAGCTAATGCATATCATCAGGTTCTAAGAGGCTGAGCTAAAGACACGATGAGCAGAGATGATGGAGCTGAGACCAAGAGCGATAAAAGCCAGGAACGCCATCGAGGCTGAGGAGTTGATAAGTTTAGCGAACTGATCCACGCCAAATCTAGACACCCAAACATCACTGCGGGAAAGCGCTGCTGAAGAGGCTGACAGCAGCAGGTAAGCCAGTATCTGCATTAGGACGAGTCATCAACCACATTGTCTCATTTGACTGCAGGTGTTTGTTGATTAATCTAACACTACAACCTTAAATTTGTACATGTAAGTGATAACTGAATGTTAAAGGCATGTTTATAAGCAGGAATCAAAGAACAACCGCGA contains:
- the LOC124667096 gene encoding putative exosome complex component rrp40 produces the protein MESKKPLRSAFVDDYVVPGDVILDLADMTNQTIKLGAGLRQDCDTIQVTSAGRLRLSKPNKYWVENSQKRYIPSVEDTVLGIVVDTKPDNFLVDIKGPSVAFLPVLSFEGGTRRNIPKFEIGTLIYARVVKANSIMNPELSCMDAIGKAAEFGQLKNGYTFETSTGLARMLLSSPTCPLLEALGKKLSFEIAVGLNGRVWVNAPSPSNVILVSEAIKQSESFNRIQQRSMVEKLLAKLA